A single Flavobacterium sp. 1 DNA region contains:
- a CDS encoding bifunctional riboflavin kinase/FAD synthetase, with translation MKIFHSINDFQIASGENAKKTILTLGTFDGVHFGHKKILEKVTQNTENKKYESLVLTFFPHPRMVLQEDSGIKMLNTIDEKVALLKQIGIQNLVIHPFDESFSRLTAEEFVKNILVDKFHIHKIIIGHDHRFGRNRTANIDDLKRFGEQYGFEVEEISAQEIKEVSVSSTKIRHALDEGNMALANEYLGYSYSLTGIVAKGRQLGRTIGFPTANLKIEENFKLIPKNGVYIVKSIIGSKTVLGMMNIGFNPTVDGKNQTIEINYFDFEDDLYDQKITVSILKRIRDEEKFDSVDHLKAQLEKDKNTALAFFEKQ, from the coding sequence TTGAAAATTTTTCATTCAATAAACGATTTCCAAATTGCATCTGGGGAAAATGCAAAAAAAACAATTCTTACCCTTGGAACCTTTGACGGCGTTCATTTTGGTCATAAAAAAATACTTGAAAAAGTAACTCAAAATACCGAAAACAAAAAGTACGAAAGCTTAGTTCTTACTTTTTTTCCACATCCGCGAATGGTATTACAAGAGGATTCAGGTATAAAAATGCTCAATACTATCGATGAAAAAGTAGCATTACTGAAGCAAATTGGAATTCAAAATTTGGTAATTCACCCTTTTGATGAAAGTTTCTCAAGACTGACTGCCGAAGAATTTGTAAAAAACATACTTGTAGATAAATTCCACATACACAAAATAATTATCGGTCACGATCATCGCTTTGGCCGTAACCGGACAGCCAATATTGATGATCTAAAAAGGTTTGGAGAACAATATGGATTTGAAGTCGAAGAAATTTCGGCTCAGGAAATCAAAGAAGTATCAGTAAGTTCTACAAAAATAAGACATGCTCTGGACGAAGGCAATATGGCTTTGGCCAATGAATATCTGGGCTACAGCTATTCTTTAACAGGCATTGTCGCCAAGGGCAGACAGTTAGGCAGAACTATTGGATTTCCTACAGCTAATTTAAAAATAGAAGAAAACTTTAAGCTGATTCCTAAAAATGGCGTTTATATTGTTAAAAGCATTATTGGCTCTAAAACAGTTTTAGGGATGATGAATATTGGTTTTAACCCTACTGTCGATGGTAAAAATCAAACTATAGAAATTAATTATTTTGATTTTGAAGATGATTTATACGATCAAAAAATAACGGTTTCCATATTGAAAAGAATCAGGGATGAAGAAAAATTTGATTCAGTTGATCATTTAAAAGCGCAATTGGAAAAAGATAAAAATACGGCTTTGGCTTTTTTTGAAAAACAATAA
- a CDS encoding LamG-like jellyroll fold domain-containing protein: MKKILFLIAALLSMFQFSFGQTVSSYTFTAIQGSYISLTGVAGVVDTSLTATADTGVSTSITLPFAVTFAGTVYSSIQVSPNGWLSFGTPTVTDAQNSTNSLANAAVVKPVLFPLWDDLKCTVKPRYITTGIYPHRRFKVEWSQQKWDAQSSGDTVSFQVWFFETTNVIEYLYSQGATAVSNSSGGASIGMCDANGNYLALTNSGASPSADYTVFTDNISTKPASGQIYRFTPPSTAGLIASKYCFTASAATYGILTGTSPVGGIGAVDDDGITNPIPLNFPFTFAGTTYTNVIVSPNGWLTFGSPTITNAQNAANSATNAALIKPALMPLWDDLKCTEKIRYITTDAAPNRIFKIEWYHQKWDHTANGDVISFQIWLYEGTNLIEYYYNQEAIAVKSPSATIGIYDANGNYLTLSDSGASPTAQSGTFTTTIASRPASGQVYQFKPPPTISYPGNAYIAIGKVAVTQTGASGGTYSATPPGLSLNASTGEVNLAASAGGTFTIAYTVAGCSNASAVMTIFPLLPVPTATVTEASCAAGTDGAITITNMNNAIKFISADNDYIDLGSPLLSNKSAFTIEGWIKFNIADVTGRMSLFGQNDAIEFGFANSSTIELSTPATGAVTATLPASLGDGSWHHIAAVGNGSTVKIYLNGVSVAVTGGVVTTSNYGSSSYNTKIGSGVYNATGDSFTGQIAKLGLYSTALSASGIVALAIGLTTYSGYESGIIAGYNIAVGSGTTIYSYPAGNNGTFQNTPEWIDPYTYYWQEIGNAGFSATTKNLTGLSPGDYRVTVSLIGVSSPNAVTFSVGSASVVTASAGTGVDCSSNFTANWVASAGAVSYLLDAATDSGFTNFVSGFNNLNVGNVTSYAVTGVPPGNIYYRVRKNSNCGVSTSSNVITYDTKQINSPTAIGATNVLCSGFNANWNAVSDATAYYLDVSTDPAFSTFVSGYNDLYVGNVTSVSVISLASGFSYYYRVRSSNVVCGTVATPSNVIQVDIDSAPTAPVVGSVQQISCSRPAGSAALSGLPTGDWILNFSSGDTYSGSGTTVTIPGLATGDYTVTVSEGRCFSANSANISIASSPISETSWDGSTWSNGLPSLSQRVIFNGGTLFTVSADTNMCSCQIHSGSVIVNSGVVLFIDGALDIDSSTSFTFENNASLVQGSDTAVNSGNIIYKRTTSAVKDFDYVYWSSPVADQTLGLLSPSSDRYWSYADGAWVAETSSSIMTKGKGYIARVPRYTPLQNAEFIGVPYNGSISITAQGELKTNLIGNPYASAINADLFITDNASVINGALYFWTHNTSRTLNNAGTKFVYTSDDYATYNFTGGVATAMAAKSTDVNGDGIGDGVLPSGNIAAGQSFFVVSKIAGDFTFTNSMRVSTVGGNSQFFKQAGIDKTAKIEKNRIWLNLTNDGGAFKQLLVGYVTGATNDFDNLYDGAILNGNAYVDFFSINNSKNYTIQGRRLPFDAADEVPLGYKTTLAGTFQISIEKADGVLTNRAIYLEDKTINTIYDLTKGSYSFTTAIGEFKNRFVLRYNNTSLSTDDFDANGKGVVVSLNNSQIKINSFDQIMSSVKVYDLKGSLLYENNKVDKNEFIINHLVSSDQVLIVMTQLENGKKVSEKIIFHD, translated from the coding sequence ATGAAAAAAATATTGTTTTTAATTGCTGCATTGTTATCAATGTTTCAATTTTCTTTTGGCCAGACTGTAAGCAGTTATACTTTTACGGCCATACAAGGGAGTTACATTTCGCTTACAGGAGTTGCTGGAGTTGTTGATACATCACTGACTGCGACAGCAGACACGGGTGTTTCTACGAGTATTACTTTGCCGTTTGCTGTTACTTTTGCAGGTACAGTTTATTCTTCAATACAGGTTTCGCCCAATGGCTGGCTTAGTTTTGGGACGCCTACAGTAACAGATGCTCAAAACAGTACCAATTCACTAGCAAATGCAGCTGTTGTAAAACCTGTTTTGTTTCCTTTATGGGATGATTTAAAGTGTACAGTAAAACCAAGATATATAACAACCGGCATTTATCCGCACAGACGGTTTAAAGTGGAATGGAGTCAGCAAAAATGGGATGCTCAATCTTCGGGAGATACGGTTTCGTTTCAGGTTTGGTTTTTTGAAACTACCAATGTAATTGAATATTTATATAGTCAAGGTGCCACAGCGGTTTCCAATAGTTCGGGTGGTGCATCAATTGGAATGTGCGATGCAAATGGAAATTATTTAGCACTTACAAATTCTGGAGCAAGTCCATCGGCTGATTATACTGTTTTTACTGATAACATTAGTACAAAGCCAGCATCAGGACAAATTTATAGATTTACGCCGCCATCAACAGCGGGTCTTATAGCCAGTAAATATTGTTTTACTGCATCGGCAGCCACTTATGGGATCCTGACTGGAACTTCGCCGGTTGGAGGGATTGGTGCAGTAGATGATGACGGTATTACAAATCCCATTCCGCTAAACTTTCCATTTACGTTTGCGGGTACTACTTATACAAATGTAATAGTTTCACCAAACGGCTGGCTTACTTTTGGATCACCAACGATTACAAATGCTCAGAATGCGGCAAACAGCGCGACAAATGCTGCATTAATAAAACCTGCTTTGATGCCCCTTTGGGATGATTTGAAATGCACAGAGAAAATCAGATATATTACGACTGATGCTGCTCCTAATAGGATATTTAAAATAGAATGGTACCATCAAAAATGGGATCATACAGCCAATGGAGATGTAATATCTTTTCAAATATGGCTGTATGAGGGCACTAATTTAATAGAGTATTATTATAACCAAGAAGCAATTGCCGTAAAATCGCCCTCGGCTACTATTGGGATTTATGATGCAAATGGGAATTATTTAACCTTAAGCGATTCAGGAGCAAGTCCAACGGCACAATCTGGAACATTTACCACCACTATAGCGTCCAGACCTGCATCAGGACAAGTGTATCAATTTAAACCGCCGCCTACAATATCCTATCCGGGTAATGCTTATATTGCTATTGGTAAAGTAGCAGTTACGCAAACGGGGGCTTCAGGTGGAACATATTCGGCTACGCCGCCGGGTCTGAGTTTGAACGCTTCGACGGGTGAAGTCAATTTAGCTGCAAGTGCTGGAGGAACGTTTACTATAGCTTATACTGTGGCTGGCTGTTCTAATGCATCGGCAGTAATGACTATTTTTCCTCTGCTGCCTGTTCCTACGGCCACTGTGACAGAGGCTTCGTGTGCGGCAGGCACTGATGGCGCGATTACGATAACTAACATGAACAATGCTATAAAATTTATCAGTGCCGATAATGACTACATTGATTTAGGAAGTCCTTTGCTTTCCAATAAAAGCGCTTTCACTATTGAGGGCTGGATAAAATTTAATATTGCCGATGTTACGGGCAGGATGAGTTTGTTTGGGCAGAATGATGCTATAGAGTTTGGGTTTGCAAATTCATCAACTATTGAGTTGTCTACACCTGCAACAGGAGCAGTTACTGCCACTCTCCCAGCTTCTCTTGGCGATGGTTCTTGGCATCATATAGCGGCCGTAGGAAATGGTTCTACTGTCAAGATATATTTAAACGGAGTTAGTGTTGCCGTTACTGGCGGAGTAGTCACTACTTCAAACTACGGCAGTTCCTCTTATAATACTAAGATTGGAAGCGGTGTCTATAATGCAACAGGAGATTCATTTACAGGACAAATAGCAAAGTTAGGATTGTATAGTACAGCACTTTCAGCAAGTGGCATTGTTGCTCTGGCAATTGGACTAACTACTTATTCCGGTTATGAATCAGGAATCATTGCAGGGTATAATATTGCTGTAGGTTCTGGAACTACAATCTATTCTTATCCAGCCGGCAACAATGGAACGTTCCAAAACACTCCAGAATGGATAGATCCCTATACTTATTATTGGCAAGAAATAGGAAACGCTGGTTTTTCAGCAACTACAAAGAATTTAACTGGTTTATCACCGGGTGATTATAGAGTGACCGTTTCATTAATTGGCGTGAGCAGTCCTAATGCAGTTACTTTTTCGGTTGGATCTGCCAGTGTTGTGACGGCATCGGCTGGAACGGGAGTAGACTGCAGTAGTAATTTTACGGCAAATTGGGTAGCATCTGCGGGTGCGGTAAGTTATTTGCTGGATGCTGCAACAGATAGTGGTTTCACTAATTTTGTTTCGGGGTTTAATAATTTAAATGTAGGTAATGTAACGAGCTATGCAGTGACAGGAGTACCGCCTGGGAATATTTACTATAGGGTTCGAAAAAACAGCAATTGTGGGGTGAGTACCAGTTCGAATGTAATTACCTATGACACGAAGCAAATAAATTCTCCAACAGCTATTGGTGCAACGAATGTATTGTGCAGCGGTTTCAATGCCAATTGGAATGCAGTCTCTGATGCTACTGCTTATTATTTAGATGTTTCTACAGATCCGGCATTTAGTACTTTCGTGTCGGGTTATAATGATTTATATGTAGGGAATGTTACATCTGTTTCGGTGATATCACTAGCTTCTGGGTTTAGTTATTATTACAGAGTGCGGTCTTCAAACGTTGTCTGCGGTACAGTAGCAACACCGTCTAATGTAATTCAGGTTGATATTGATTCAGCACCAACTGCGCCAGTGGTTGGATCAGTACAGCAAATTAGCTGTAGCAGGCCTGCTGGAAGTGCTGCGTTAAGCGGATTACCGACTGGGGATTGGATTTTAAATTTTAGTTCAGGCGATACGTATTCCGGTAGCGGCACAACCGTGACTATTCCGGGGTTGGCAACAGGAGATTATACCGTAACCGTTTCAGAAGGCAGGTGTTTTTCTGCTAATTCTGCAAATATTTCGATTGCATCATCTCCAATTTCGGAGACCTCTTGGGATGGCAGTACTTGGTCAAATGGTTTGCCATCTCTTTCACAAAGAGTTATTTTTAATGGAGGAACATTATTTACAGTTTCAGCAGATACGAATATGTGTTCATGCCAAATTCACTCAGGTTCAGTTATTGTTAATTCAGGAGTTGTATTGTTTATAGACGGGGCTCTTGATATAGATTCTTCTACTAGTTTTACATTTGAGAATAATGCGAGTTTAGTTCAGGGCAGCGATACGGCTGTCAATTCAGGAAATATTATTTATAAACGCACTACTTCTGCTGTAAAAGATTTTGATTATGTGTATTGGAGTTCGCCTGTAGCAGATCAAACACTGGGACTTTTGTCGCCTTCCAGCGATAGATATTGGAGTTATGCTGATGGAGCTTGGGTTGCAGAAACTTCAAGCAGTATAATGACTAAAGGAAAGGGTTATATTGCTCGGGTGCCGCGATATACGCCTCTTCAAAACGCTGAATTTATCGGAGTGCCATATAACGGTTCCATTTCTATAACAGCTCAAGGAGAGTTGAAAACTAATTTGATAGGAAATCCTTATGCTTCTGCAATAAACGCCGATTTATTTATTACTGATAATGCTTCAGTAATTAATGGAGCCTTGTATTTCTGGACCCACAACACTTCTAGAACATTAAATAATGCGGGAACTAAATTTGTATATACTTCTGATGATTATGCTACTTATAATTTTACAGGAGGGGTGGCTACTGCCATGGCTGCCAAAAGCACTGATGTAAATGGAGATGGAATTGGAGATGGAGTATTGCCTTCTGGTAACATTGCGGCGGGTCAGTCCTTTTTTGTAGTCAGCAAAATTGCAGGAGATTTTACATTTACTAATTCGATGAGGGTTTCGACTGTTGGAGGTAACAGCCAATTTTTCAAACAGGCGGGTATTGATAAAACAGCAAAAATTGAAAAAAATAGAATTTGGCTGAATTTAACCAATGACGGCGGGGCTTTCAAACAATTATTGGTTGGTTATGTAACGGGGGCGACAAATGATTTTGATAATTTGTATGATGGTGCAATTCTTAACGGGAATGCCTATGTAGATTTTTTTAGTATAAATAATTCAAAAAATTATACTATTCAGGGACGCAGGCTGCCATTTGATGCGGCAGATGAAGTGCCATTGGGTTATAAAACCACTTTAGCAGGAACATTTCAAATCAGTATTGAGAAGGCTGATGGTGTTTTGACTAATCGAGCTATTTATTTAGAAGATAAAACAATCAACACTATTTATGATCTGACCAAAGGCTCTTATTCCTTTACAACAGCAATTGGAGAGTTTAAGAATCGTTTTGTGCTTCGTTATAATAATACATCATTAAGTACAGATGATTTTGATGCGAATGGAAAAGGAGTTGTCGTTTCACTAAATAACAGCCAAATAAAAATTAACTCTTTTGACCAAATCATGTCTTCGGTAAAAGTATACGATTTGAAAGGAAGTTTGCTTTATGAGAATAATAAAGTGGATAAAAATGAATTTATTATAAATCATTTGGTGTCCAGTGATCAAGTATTAATTGTCATGACTCAATTGGAAAATGGAAAAAAAGTGAGTGAGAAAATAATTTTTCATGATTAA
- the bioB gene encoding biotin synthase BioB: protein MSITKHNWTKEEIIAIYNKPMMDLLFEAATVHREHHDPNVVQVSTLVSIKTGGCSEDCGYCPQAARYNTGVEGNNLMSVNQVKEQAIQAKSGGSSRVCMGAAWRNVKDGPEFDQVLEMVRTINKMDMEVCCTLGMITENQAQRLAEAGLYAYNHNLDTSEDYYKEVISTRGFEDRLQTIENVRKTSVTVCSGGIIGMGESIEDRAGMLVALSTLNPQPESVPINALVAVEGTPMQDEKPVEIWEMIRMVATTRIVMPETQVRLSAGRMNMSREGQAMCFFAGANSIFAGDKLLTTPNPDVNEDMKMFDFLGLKPQKPFKKAAQRPTVEAADSQFESLGEKPKWTRPNHTIEKNLEVSIKGK, encoded by the coding sequence ATGAGTATCACAAAACACAACTGGACTAAAGAAGAAATAATTGCTATTTATAATAAACCTATGATGGATCTGCTTTTTGAAGCAGCTACTGTCCATAGAGAACACCATGACCCAAATGTAGTTCAAGTCTCTACTTTGGTTTCTATCAAAACAGGCGGCTGTTCTGAAGATTGCGGCTATTGTCCGCAAGCTGCCAGATATAACACTGGGGTTGAAGGAAACAATTTAATGTCTGTAAATCAGGTAAAAGAGCAGGCTATTCAAGCTAAATCTGGAGGTTCTTCACGCGTATGCATGGGAGCTGCCTGGAGAAATGTAAAAGATGGTCCCGAATTTGATCAGGTTTTGGAAATGGTCCGTACCATCAACAAAATGGACATGGAAGTATGCTGTACTTTGGGCATGATTACCGAAAATCAAGCGCAGCGATTGGCCGAAGCTGGACTTTATGCTTACAATCACAATTTAGACACTTCGGAGGATTATTACAAAGAAGTAATCTCTACCCGTGGATTTGAAGACCGTTTACAAACCATAGAGAACGTTCGTAAAACCAGCGTTACAGTATGCAGCGGCGGTATTATAGGAATGGGAGAAAGTATCGAAGACAGAGCTGGAATGCTAGTTGCTCTATCTACTTTGAACCCGCAGCCTGAATCAGTGCCAATCAATGCATTAGTTGCTGTAGAAGGTACTCCTATGCAGGACGAAAAACCGGTAGAAATTTGGGAAATGATCCGAATGGTTGCTACCACGAGAATTGTTATGCCAGAAACTCAGGTTCGTTTATCTGCTGGAAGAATGAATATGAGCCGCGAAGGTCAAGCAATGTGTTTCTTTGCTGGTGCCAATTCTATTTTTGCTGGTGATAAATTACTGACGACTCCTAATCCGGATGTAAACGAAGACATGAAAATGTTTGATTTTTTAGGGCTGAAACCTCAAAAACCATTTAAAAAAGCGGCGCAAAGACCAACTGTGGAAGCTGCTGATTCTCAATTTGAATCTCTTGGCGAAAAACCAAAATGGACTCGCCCAAATCATACTATTGAGAAAAATCTGGAAGTTTCTATCAAAGGAAAATAA
- a CDS encoding reprolysin-like metallopeptidase, translated as MNRLFFCLGILAMSFSVFSQTNSSWKEVSSTQKVASQKQNDNIINAKRLFTLDLSQFKQSLEAIDVNGLGKGVSVAIPNSDGKMEQFLVVESSNFVPELQSKYPNIRSYSGIGITDAGATINFSIAPNGVQSMVLRGESGSEFIDPLTDNKSIYAVSTSKARSKGPLPLTCKTADVALNKGLTQKASALKSSNGVFKTMRLALSCTAEYTEYFGGTVADALAGMNATMTRVNGIFNRDLAVKLLLIANESDIIYTNAVSDPYSDATIGMDPVKDCTGDCPVAWNQELQSTLTSKIGEANYDIGHLFAASGGGGDAGCIGCVCSALQNTNSTPVYSLGKGSGYTSPSNSRPEGDLFDIDFVAHEMGHQLGANHIFSYDVEGTGVSVEPGSGSSIMGYAGITDYDVQNSSDDYFGFASIKQIQDNLAIKTCPVKTTISNQTPTVNAGLDYTIPKGTPFVLNGTASDPNGDTMTYCWEQNDSAASKESNGNSIAYDTKTTGPTFRSFLPVSVTNRYFPAFSRVLVGQLTTTWESVSNIGRSLNFVFTARDNASSGLAQTNSDAMVVTVDAAKGPFAVTSQNTAGIGWVLGSSQTITWDVNGTNSLPGSTNVNIKLSTDGGLTFPIILASNTPNDGSEVIRAPATAAKSCRILIEPTGNVFYAVNSTPFTLGYTVETTCNSYSFSAPYSIPESQTYAERTIVVPATDGEITDVNFNVSFTHTYISDVQIEVVSPKGTTVKLFDKSCGATNTSLILTYDDLGGALGCGVNTSQIVVPTGVLASFNGESAQGTWKLRFRDTGVGDSGTIDSASIQICSSAYVPLALPDYEISNFVLYPNPNKGSFTIQFKSIDTADLQVYVTDLSGRKIYQKTIKNTGSISEAVQLPNAAKGTYIVTLVDGERKSSSKIIVK; from the coding sequence ATGAATAGATTATTTTTTTGCTTAGGAATTCTTGCAATGAGTTTTTCTGTATTTTCACAAACTAATTCCTCATGGAAAGAAGTTAGCAGTACTCAAAAAGTGGCATCTCAAAAGCAAAACGATAATATAATCAATGCAAAACGGTTATTTACTTTAGATTTAAGCCAATTCAAGCAATCTCTTGAAGCTATTGATGTAAATGGGTTGGGTAAAGGTGTTTCTGTCGCAATTCCCAATAGTGATGGAAAAATGGAACAGTTTTTAGTGGTAGAATCTTCTAATTTTGTTCCTGAGCTGCAATCAAAATATCCTAATATCAGATCCTATTCCGGAATTGGAATTACTGACGCTGGTGCTACTATTAATTTTAGCATTGCTCCAAATGGTGTCCAGTCGATGGTTTTGAGAGGAGAAAGTGGTTCTGAATTTATTGATCCATTAACTGATAATAAATCTATTTATGCAGTTTCGACTTCCAAAGCAAGAAGCAAAGGACCCTTGCCGTTAACCTGTAAAACGGCAGATGTTGCTTTGAATAAAGGTTTGACTCAGAAAGCAAGTGCATTAAAATCCAGCAATGGGGTGTTTAAAACCATGCGGCTGGCTTTGTCCTGTACAGCTGAGTATACTGAATATTTTGGTGGGACTGTAGCAGATGCGTTAGCAGGAATGAATGCAACAATGACTAGAGTGAATGGCATTTTTAATAGAGATCTTGCTGTAAAATTACTGCTTATTGCCAATGAATCTGATATTATCTATACTAATGCCGTTTCCGATCCTTATTCTGATGCTACGATCGGTATGGATCCAGTTAAGGATTGCACTGGTGATTGTCCCGTTGCTTGGAATCAGGAACTGCAAAGCACTTTAACATCAAAAATAGGCGAAGCAAATTATGATATTGGTCATTTGTTTGCCGCATCAGGAGGTGGAGGAGATGCGGGCTGTATTGGCTGTGTATGCAGTGCTTTACAGAATACGAATTCGACGCCAGTTTATTCGCTTGGAAAAGGAAGCGGTTATACCTCTCCATCCAACAGCAGGCCTGAAGGAGACCTTTTCGATATCGATTTTGTAGCTCATGAAATGGGTCATCAACTGGGGGCAAATCACATTTTTTCGTATGATGTTGAAGGCACAGGAGTAAGCGTAGAGCCTGGAAGCGGTTCTAGTATTATGGGATATGCCGGAATAACGGATTATGATGTTCAAAATTCTTCGGATGATTATTTTGGGTTTGCCAGCATTAAGCAGATTCAAGATAATTTAGCTATAAAAACATGTCCTGTCAAAACAACAATAAGCAATCAGACGCCAACAGTAAATGCTGGATTGGATTACACCATTCCGAAAGGAACACCATTCGTTTTGAATGGTACTGCTTCGGATCCTAATGGCGATACTATGACGTACTGCTGGGAACAGAATGACTCTGCGGCAAGTAAAGAAAGTAATGGAAACAGCATTGCTTATGACACTAAAACTACAGGTCCTACTTTCCGATCTTTTTTGCCTGTCAGTGTTACTAATCGTTATTTTCCTGCTTTCAGCAGAGTATTGGTTGGACAATTGACTACGACTTGGGAATCCGTTTCCAACATAGGAAGATCATTGAATTTTGTATTCACAGCGAGAGATAATGCATCGTCGGGCTTAGCACAGACTAATTCAGATGCTATGGTTGTTACTGTTGACGCTGCTAAAGGACCGTTTGCTGTTACTTCGCAGAATACTGCTGGTATCGGCTGGGTTTTAGGTTCGTCCCAAACCATTACTTGGGATGTGAATGGAACTAATTCATTGCCAGGATCGACTAACGTAAATATCAAATTGTCTACAGATGGAGGGCTGACTTTTCCAATTATATTGGCTTCCAATACACCCAATGATGGTTCTGAAGTAATAAGAGCTCCTGCAACTGCCGCTAAGAGCTGCAGAATTTTAATCGAGCCCACTGGGAATGTTTTTTATGCAGTGAACAGTACTCCTTTTACGTTAGGGTATACTGTGGAAACAACTTGTAATTCCTATAGTTTTTCAGCGCCTTATTCTATTCCTGAGTCACAAACTTATGCAGAGCGAACAATTGTAGTTCCTGCGACAGATGGAGAGATTACCGATGTTAATTTTAATGTTAGTTTTACTCATACCTATATTTCTGATGTTCAAATTGAAGTGGTGAGTCCAAAAGGAACTACTGTGAAGTTGTTTGATAAATCTTGTGGGGCGACAAATACTAGTTTAATTTTAACCTATGACGATTTGGGAGGGGCATTAGGATGTGGGGTTAATACCAGTCAAATTGTTGTTCCTACTGGTGTTTTGGCAAGTTTTAATGGAGAGAGTGCTCAAGGAACTTGGAAATTACGGTTTAGAGATACTGGGGTTGGGGATTCGGGAACAATAGATTCGGCGTCTATTCAGATTTGTTCCAGTGCTTATGTCCCTTTGGCTCTTCCTGATTACGAAATTAGTAATTTTGTGCTGTACCCTAATCCTAATAAAGGAAGTTTTACTATTCAGTTTAAAAGTATTGATACAGCTGATCTTCAGGTATATGTTACGGATTTATCAGGACGAAAAATTTACCAGAAAACAATTAAAAACACAGGCAGTATCAGTGAGGCTGTTCAGTTGCCAAATGCAGCAAAAGGAACTTATATTGTTACCCTTGTAGACGGCGAGCGAAAAAGCAGTTCGAAAATTATAGTGAAATAG